The following proteins come from a genomic window of Rutidosis leptorrhynchoides isolate AG116_Rl617_1_P2 chromosome 10, CSIRO_AGI_Rlap_v1, whole genome shotgun sequence:
- the LOC139871401 gene encoding uncharacterized protein, translated as MKQLSKIIDENLNSPGNQGEETIWNSLVPKIIELFAWRAFLKRLPMRMELDKRGIDLHSVRCPLCDDYLETVDHVLIFCNHAQEVWNRVYNWWNRGNFSQFSLREFFQGDIDIWQAVTWSM; from the coding sequence ATGAAACAATTATCTAAAATCATTGATGAAAATTTGAATAGTCCAGGTAATCAAGGAGAGGAAACAATCTGGAACTCGCTTGTCCCCAAAATAATTGAGTTATTTGCTTGGCGTGCATTCTTAAAGAGGCTACCCATGAGAATGGAACTTGATAAACGTGGGATTGATTTACATAGCGTTCGATGTCCTTTATGTGATGACTATCTTGAAACGGTGGATCATGTTCTTATCTTTTGTAATCATGCGCAAGAGGTTTGGAATAGGGTCTACAATTGGTGGAATCGTGGTAACTTTTCTCAATTCAGTCTACGTGAATTTTTTCAGGGAGATATTGATATTTGGCAAGCGGTCACTTGGtctatgtaa